From Desulfovibrio inopinatus DSM 10711:
TCATGTCATCGAAGACCGTTGTATCATGGTTGAACACCGCCGACTCTTGGCGTAAGAGGCCTCATGTCGAATTCCAAGAATGCCTTTACCTGCAATCGTTGTGGACACTGCTGCCATGGAGAAGGCGGCATTATCATGGCGGAACACGATCAACTCCGATTGGCTCAGCACCTTGACCTGTCGGTGGAAACCTTGATCGAACGCTATGGAGAACATCAAAACAACAAAATTCGCCTTATTACTGCCGATGACGGTTACTGTGTTTTTTTTAGCAGTGAAGCGGGATGTTCGATCCATCCTGCAAGACCCGATATTTGTCGAGCATGGCCTTTTTTCCGAGGCAATATGATTGATGACCTCAGTTGGAGACTGGCCATGGATTATTGTCCCGGCATTAACCCTGATGTAACGCATGAAGACTTCGTCAATGCGGGGCGAGCCTATCTCACCGAACATGGATTATATGCGTCGGAGTCAGATTCCCAAGCCAACGCTTTACGTAACCCAGATACCAATTCGGACGAAAAGCAATGAGACTGGATGAGGCCTACCGTATTCTCAACGTCGCTCCGGGGGCTTCTGCGGAAGAAGTAAAAAAGGCATTCCGCGGCATGGCATTCAAACTTCATCCGGATTTGAATCCCGATGATCCTTTGTCAAAAAGCCGTTTTCAACGCCTGAATGAAGCCTATCTTCTGCTTAAAGACCATGTGGGCACCGCATCGGACAGAACCTCCGGATCGACGTTCAAAGCCAAAGCCAGAACCGGCAGTCAAACTCGGACGTCTGCGAACACGTCTTCAGCTCGTCAAAAAGCCGAAGCCCGATATAGGAAGGCAGCCGGTGCAACATCAGGCCAGCAGGGATTTTATTTTAAACGGGAAGAAGTGTTGCGTGACATTCTTCAAGATCCCTTTGCTCGAAAGGTGTTTGAAGACATCTATCGACAAGTTGACAATACGGTTAAGTCGAAAAAAGCTCCTCCCAA
This genomic window contains:
- a CDS encoding YkgJ family cysteine cluster protein encodes the protein MSNSKNAFTCNRCGHCCHGEGGIIMAEHDQLRLAQHLDLSVETLIERYGEHQNNKIRLITADDGYCVFFSSEAGCSIHPARPDICRAWPFFRGNMIDDLSWRLAMDYCPGINPDVTHEDFVNAGRAYLTEHGLYASESDSQANALRNPDTNSDEKQ
- a CDS encoding J domain-containing protein; the protein is MRLDEAYRILNVAPGASAEEVKKAFRGMAFKLHPDLNPDDPLSKSRFQRLNEAYLLLKDHVGTASDRTSGSTFKAKARTGSQTRTSANTSSARQKAEARYRKAAGATSGQQGFYFKREEVLRDILQDPFARKVFEDIYRQVDNTVKSKKAPPKTGRNKELSLSFGDKKVSFDLSHGLFGGIKSFLAKQLDDEQTVVLPPASLLPGAKIRVGIKHGFAGGRKTIEVTLPRDFTVNKPLRLKGMGRRLGPLRGDLYLRIKIK